Proteins encoded together in one Pectinophora gossypiella chromosome 20, ilPecGoss1.1, whole genome shotgun sequence window:
- the LOC126376043 gene encoding inositol oxygenase-like yields the protein MKPVPESPVKMMDPSLLLRPEDSFNGKPIDAFRDYSVDDEDPIKMRVRKTYYDMHTNMTVDFVKGKMEKWLKFNHFKATIKEALIKLNELVDESDPDTDLPNIVHAFQTAERIREDHPDDDWFHLIGLIHDLGKVMAFYNEPQWCVVGDTFAVGCKWGKSIVYGDDSFKNNPDTYNPKYNTPNGMYQPHCGLENLLMSWGHDEYLYRVLMHNKARFPKKGLYMIRYHSFYPWHAGGDYKHLLKDSDKDIEDAVLEFNKYDLYTKSAGIPDVEALWPYYEQLIDKYIPGVLKW from the exons ATGAAGCCTGTACCa GAATCCCCGGTGAAAATGATGGATCCGTCGCTGCTTTTGCGGCCGGAAGACTCATTCAACGGCAAACCAATAGACGCGTTCCGAGACTACTCCGTTGACGACGAAGACCCCATCAAGATGCGCGTACGCAAGACATACTACGACATGCACACCAACATGACAGTCGACTTCGTCAAGG GTAAAATGGAAAAATGGCTGAAGTTCAACCACTTCAAAGCCACCATCAAGGAGGCTTTGATCAAACTAAACGAGCTGGTGGACGAGTCTGACCCTGACACGGACCTGCCCAACATCGTGCACGCCTTCCAGACTGCCGAGAGGATCCGGGAAGACCATCCTGACGATGACTGGTTCCATCTGATTGGACTTATTCACGATCTTGGCAAG GTGATGGCGTTCTATAACGAGCCGCAGTGGTGCGTGGTGGGAGACACCTTCGCGGTCGGCTGCAAATGGGGCAAGTCCATCGTGTACGGAGACGACAGCTTCAAGAACAACCCTGACACTTACAACCCTAAATACAA CACTCCCAACGGCATGTACCAGCCACACTGTGGGCTGGAGAACCTACTCATGTCCTGGGGTCACGACGAGTACCTGTACCGGGTACTTATGCACAATAAGGCCCGGTTCCCTAAGAAGGGGCTTTACATGATCAG GTACCATTCGTTTTACCCGTGGCACGCCGGTGGTGATTACAAGCACTTGCTGAAGGACAGCGACAAGGATATTGAGGATGCTGTTCTAGAATTCAA caaaTATGACCTGTACACGAAGAGCGCTGGTATCCCCGACGTGGAAGCTCTGTGGCCTTATTACGAGCAGCTGATCGACAAATACATTCCCGGTGTCCTTAAGTGGTAG
- the LOC126376044 gene encoding inositol oxygenase-like gives MKPKPDSAMKIMDPSFLLRPEESFNGKPIDAFRDYSVDENNPIKMRVRRTYYDMHSNMTVDFVKGKMEKWLKFNHFKATIKEALIKLNELVDESDPDTNLPNIVHAFQTAERIREDYPDDDWFQLIGLIHDAGKVMAFYGEPQWCVVGDTFAVGCKWGKSIVYGDDSFKNNPDTYNPKYNTPNGMYQPHCGLENLLMSWGHDEYLYRVLVHNKAKFPKKGLYMIRYHSFYPWHAGNDYKHLLKESDKEIEKAVLEFNKYDLYTKSAGIPDVEALWPYYEKLIDKYIPGVLEW, from the exons ATGAAGCCTAAACCA GATTCCGCGATGAAAATAATGGACCCGTCGTTCCTATTGCGGCCGGAGGAATCGTTCAACGGCAAACCAATAGACGCGTTCCGAGATTACTCCGTCGACGAGAACAATCCCATCAAGATGCGTGTGCGCCGGACATACTACGACATGCACAGCAACATGACTGTCGACTTTGTTAAGG GTAAAATGGAAAAATGGCTGAAGTTCAACCACTTCAAAGCGACCATCAAGGAGGCTCTGATCAAACTAAACGAGCTGGTGGACGAGTCTGATCCTGACACGAACCTGCCCAACATTGTGCACGCCTTCCAGACTGCCGAGAGGATCCGGGAGGACTATCCTGACGATGACTGGTTCCAGCTTATCGGCCTTATTCATGATGCTGGCAAG GTGATGGCGTTCTACGGGGAGCCTCAGTGGTGCGTGGTGGGAGACACCTTTGCGGTCGGTTGCAAGTGGGGCAAATCCATCGTGTACGGAGATGACAGCTTTAAGAACAACCCCGATACTTACAACCCTAAATACAA CACTCCCAACGGCATGTACCAGCCACACTGCGGGCTGGAGAATCTGCTCATGTCCTGGGGCCACGATGAATACCTGTACCGGGTACTTGTGCACAATAAGGCAAAGTTCCCCAAGAAGGGACTCTACATGATCAG GTACCATTCATTCTACCCGTGGCACGCTGGTAATGACTACAAGCACTTGCTGAAGGAAAGCGACAAAGAAATTGAGAAAGCTGTTCTAGAATTCAA CAAATACGACTTGTACACGAAGAGCGCTGGTATCCCCGACGTGGAAGCTCTATGGCCATATTACGAGAAGCTCATCGACAAATACATCCCAGGCGTTCTAGAGTGGTAG